One genomic window of Arvicanthis niloticus isolate mArvNil1 chromosome 24, mArvNil1.pat.X, whole genome shotgun sequence includes the following:
- the Camsap3 gene encoding calmodulin-regulated spectrin-associated protein 3 isoform X2: MVEAAPAGSGPLRRTFLVPEIKSLDQYDFSRAKAAASLAWVLRAAFGGAEHVPPELWEPFYTDQYAQEHVKPPVTRLLLSAELYCRAWRQALPQLEPSPSPSALLALLARRGTVPSLPEHPVREADLKHQPILMGAHLAVIDALMVAFSFEWTKTLPGPLALSSLEHKLLFWVDTTVRRLQEKTEQEAAQRASPVAPLDGTSPAQPSHAIAFCLKESGNKPPMIRYRKDRAIARRAPCFPNVTTLQDLASGAALAATIHCYCPQLLRLEEVCLKDPMSVADSLYNLQLVQDFCASHLPRGCPLSLEDLLYVPPPLKVNLVVLLAEMYMCFEVLKPDFVQAKDLPDGHAVSPRNTETVPSQNNSGSSSPVFNFRHPLLSPGGPQSPLRGSTGSLKSSPSMSHMEALGKAWNRQLSRPLSQAVSFSTPFGLDSDVDVVMGDPVLLRSVSSDSLGPPRPVSTSSRNSAQPPPESGDLPTIEEALQIIHSAEPRLLPDGAADGSFYLHSPEGLSKPPLASPYPPEGASKPLSDGLNKAPIYISHPENPSKPSPCSTGEILKPPPPSEGSPKAVASSPAANNSEVKMTSFAERKKQLVKAEAESGMGSPTSTPVAPEALSSEMSELGARLEEKRRAIEAQKRRIEAIFAKHRQRLGKTAFLQVQPREAAGEAEEEAELGSVPGGERPAGEGQGEPSSRPKSVTFSPDLGPVPPEGLGDYNRAVSKLSAALSSLQRDMQRLTDQQQRLLAPPEAPGPAPPPAAWVIPGPATGPKAASPSPARRAPAARRSPGPGPSPTPRSPKHARPAELKLAPLTRVLTPPHDVDSLPHLRKFSPSQVPVQTRSSILLSEGTPPEEATTKPALIEIPLASLGEPAADEERDGSPPGAEDSLEEEASSEGEPRSGLGFFYKDEDKPEDEMAQKRASLLERQQRRAEEARRRKQWQEAEKEQKREEAARLAQEEAPGLASIAPPASAAPVATLAPATRAMGSAEEEVGPRRGDFTRLEYERRAQLKLMDDLDKVLRPRASGTGGPGRGGRRATRPRSGCCDDSALARSPARGLLGSRLSKVYSQSTLSLSTVANEASTNNLGVKRPTSRAPSPSGLMSPSRLPGSRERDWENGSNASSPASVPEYTGPRLYKEPSAKSNKFIIHNALSHCCLAGKVNEPQKNRILEEIEKSKANHFLILFRDSSCQFRALYTLSGETEELSRLAGYGPRTVTPAMVEGIYKYNSDRKRFTQIPAKTMSMSVDAFTIQGHLWQSKKPTTPKKGSGTPK, from the exons AGCATGTGCCCCCGGAGCTGTGGGAACCCTTCTACACCGACCAGTATGCACAGGAGCACGTGAAGCCCCCAGTGACACGGCTGCTGCTCTCTGCGGAACTCTACTGCCGGGCCTGGCGCCAGGCACTGCCACAGCtcgagccatctcccagcccctctGCATTGCTGGCTTTGCTGGCGAGGAGGGGCACGGTGCCCTCGCTGCCCGAGCACCCAGTGCGCGAGGCTGACCTGAAACACCAGCCGATTCTCATG GGAGCCCACCTAGCTGTCATCGATGCTCTCATGGTTGCTTTCTCATTTGAGTGGACAAAGACACTGCCTGGTCCCTTGGCTCTGAGCAGCTTGGAGCACAAACTCCTTTTCTGGGTAGACACA ACCGTTCGGCGGCTGCAGGAGAAGACGGAACAAGAAGCAGCCCAGCGTGCATCTCCTGTAGCCCCTCTGGATGGGACTTCTCCTGCCCAGCCCTCG CACGCAATTGCCTTCTGTTTGAAGGAGTCGGGGAACAAACCCCCTATG ATTCGATACCGCAAGGACCGTGCTATTGCCCGAAGGGCCCCCTGCTTTCCAAATGTGACTACCCTTCAGGACCTGGCCAGTGGGGCAGCACTGGCTGCCACCATCCATTGCTATTGTCCCCAGCTATTACGACTTGAAG AGGTGTGCCTCAAGGACCCCATGTCTGTGGCAGACAGTCTGTACAACCTCCAGCTGGTGCAAGACTTCTGTGCTTCCCATCTTCCTCGAGGCTGCCCCCTGTCCCTTGAAGACCTGCTGTATGTCCCACCGCCACTCAAG GTCAATCTGGTGGTGCTGTTGGCAGAGATGTATATGTGCTTTGAGGTTCTGAAGCCTGATTTTGTGCAGGCCAAAGACTTGCCTGATGGACATG CTGTCTCTCCCAGGAATACTGAGACTGTACCATCTCAGAACAACAGCGGCAGCAG TTCTCCTGTCTTCAACTTCCGTCACCCGCTACTGTCACCCGGTGGTCCCCAGTCCCCACTCCGAGGATCCACAG GCTCCCTGAAGTCATCTCCATCAATGTCGCACATGGAGGCTCTCGGTAAAGCCTGGAACCGTCAGCTTAG CCGTCCCCTCTCCCAGGCTGTGTCGTTCAGCACTCCCTTTGGCCTGGACAGCGACGTGGATGTCGTCATGGGAGATCCTGTCCTGCTCCGCTCCGTCAGTTCAGACAGTCTGGGTCCCCCACGTCCTGTGTCGACATCATCGCGGAATTCTGCTCAGCCACCCCCAGAATCTGGAGACCTACCCACGATTGAAGAGGCCCTGCAGATCATCCACAGTGCTGAGCCCCGACTGCTCCCTGATGGGGCTGCTGATGGCAGCTTCTACCTCCATTCTCCTGAGGGTCTCTCCAAACCACCACTGGCCTCCCCCTACCCTCCCGAAGGAGCCTCAAAGCCACTGTCTGATGGGCTCAACAAAGCGCCCATCTATATATCACACCCTGAGAACCCTTCAAAACCATCTCCCTGCTCAACAGGAGAAATACTGAAGCCACCACCCCCATCTGAAGGGTCCCCAAAAGCTGTAGCTTCATCCCCAGCAGCCAACAACTCTGAAGTGAAGATGACCAGTTTTGCTGAACGCAAGAAACAGCTGGTGAAGGCTGAGGCTGAATCAGGAATGGGATCTCCAACATCTACTCCCGTAGCACCTgaggccttgagctcagagatgaGTGAACTGGGAGCCAGGCTGGAGGAGAAGCGCCGAGCCATAGAGGCACAGAAGCGACGCATTGAGGCCATCTTTGCCAAGCATAGGCAGAGACTGGGCAAGACCGCTTTCCTGCAAGTGCAGCCTCGGGAGGCTGCaggggaggctgaggaggaagcTGAGCTGGGCTCAGTTCCTGGTGGGGAACGGCCAGCAGGTGAGGGCCAGGGTGAGCCATCCTCACGGCCTAAGTCAGTCACCTTCTCTCCAGATCTGGGCCCAGTGCCCCCAGAGGGACTTGGGGATTACAATCGAGCAGTCAGTAAGCTGAGTGCTGCTTTGAGCTCTCTGCAGCGGGatatgcagagactcacagaccAGCAACAGCGGCTTCTAGCCCCTCCAGAGGCTCCTGGACCTGCCCCACCACCTGCAGCCTGGGTCATTCCTGGACCTGCCACAGGGCCTAAAGCAGCATCCCCTAGCCCTGCCCGTCGTGCCCCAGCGGCTCGACGCAGCCCGGGGCCAGGCCCCAGCCCAACACCCCGTAGTCCAAAACATGCAAGGCCGGCAGAGCTGAAGCTTGCACCTTTGACAAGGGTACTCACACCACCCCACGATGTAGACAGCCTCCCTCACCTACGCAAGTTTTCACCCAGCCAGGTGCCTGTACAGACTCGCTCCTCTATTCTCCTGTCGGAGGGGACACCTCCTGAGGAGGCCACCACCAAGCCTGCCCTCATCGAGATCCCTCTAGCCAGCCTTGGGGAGCCTGCTGCTGATGAGGAGAGAGATGGGAGCCCCCCTGGGGCTGAGGATTCCTTAGAGGAAGAGGCATCTTCTGAGGGCGAGCCCCGATCAGGGCTTGGATTCTTTTATAAG GATGAAGACAAGCCTGAGGATGAGATGGCTCAAAAGCGAGCTAGCCTTCTTGAGCGTCAGCAGAGGCGGGCAGAGGAGGCCCGGCGCCGCAAACagtggcaggaggcagagaaggagcagAAACGGGAGGAGGCCGCGAG GCTGGCTCAGGAGGAGGCTCCAGGCTTGGCCTCTATAGCCCCCCCAGCCTCTGCTGCTCCAGTGGCCACCCTGGCTCCTGCTACCCGAGCCATGGGCTCAGCTGAGGAGGAGGTGGGCCCCCGGCGCGGGGACTTCACAAGACTTGAGTATGAGCGCAGGGCACAACTGAAGCTGATGGATGACCTTGATAAGGTGCTACGGCCCCGGGCCTCAGGGACCGGGGGACCAGGGCGGGGCGGGCGCAGGGCCACCCGGCCACGCTCTGGTTGCTGTGATGACTCGGCCTTGGCACGAAGCCCAGCCCGCGGCCTGCTGG GCTCACGGCTCAGCAAGGTCTATTCCCAGTCTACACTGTCCCTGTCTACGGTGGCCAATGAGGCTTCCACCAATAACCTTGGTGTGAAGAGGCCCACCTCTCG GGCCCCTTCTCCATCAGGCCTCATGTCTCCAAGCCGCCTGCCTGGCAGTCGAGAGCGTGACTGGGAGAATGGAAGCAATGCTTCCTCCCCAGCATCAGTGCCTGAGTACACAG GTCCCCGGCTATACAAAGAACCCAGCGCCAAGTCTAACAAGTTTATCATCCACAATGCCTTGTCACACTGCTGCCTGGCAGGCAAGGTGAATGAGCCCCAGAAGAACAGAATTCTAGAG GAAATCGAGAAAAGCAAGGCCAACCACTTCCTGATTCTCTTTCGAGACTCAAGCTGCCAGTTTCGGGCCCTCTACACTCTGTCTGGGGAGACCGAGGAGCTGTCGAGGCTGGCAGGCTATGGGCCTCGTACTGTCACCCCTGCCATGGTCGAAGGCATCTATAAGTATAACTCGGACCGCAAACGGTTCACCCAGATCCCTGCCAAGACCATGTCTATGAGTGTGGATGCCTTCACTATCCAGGGACACCTTTGGCAAAGCAAGAAGCCCACCACGCCCAAGAAGGGCAGTGGCACCCCCAAATAA